A single window of Nicotiana tomentosiformis chromosome 1, ASM39032v3, whole genome shotgun sequence DNA harbors:
- the LOC104109418 gene encoding uncharacterized protein isoform X1, with amino-acid sequence MDRYQKVEKPKQELPINENEIRITSQGLVRNYITYSTTLLQERRGKEIVLKAMGQAISKTVAIAEIIKRRMSQLHQDTAISSVSITDVWEPLEEGLLPVEQTRHVSMISITLSAKELNTNSPGYQAPSGVEIEQMKPQYRNYQPQLQQQPPRQTRAVYYAGNEDSYGRGQGRGRGRGRGRGWSRGGYGNYQENSDYSNWGRENGGYSNWGRGGGRGGWGYPGSDYGRGRGGGGRGYGRGRGRMGPRPRGGGNQA; translated from the exons ATGGATAGATACCAAAAAGTAGAAAAACCGAAGCAGGAATTACCCATAAATGAGAACGAGATCCGAATCACTTCACAGGGCTTGGTTCGTAACTACATCACCTATTCCACTACTCTTCTTCAG GAGAGGCGTGGGAAAGAGATTGTCTTGAAAGCAATGGGTCAGGCAATTAGTAAAACAGTTGCTATAGCAGAGATCATTAAG AGAAGAATGTCTCAACTGCATCAAGACACGGCTATCAGCTCAGTAAGCATAACAGATGTATGGGAGCCTCTCGAAGAGGGTCTTTTGCC TGTAGAGCAAACCCGCCATGTGTCAATGATTTCGATCACCTTGTCAGCAAAGGAACTGAACACGAATTCTCCTGG GTATCAAGCTCCTTCCGGGGTTGAGATTGAACAAATGAAGCCACAGTACAGAAATTACCAGCCTCAACTGCAGCAGCAACCACCTAGACAAACACGGGCAGTCTACTATGCTGGTAATGAAG ATTCATATGGGCGAGGACAAGGACGAGGTCGTGGTAGAGGGAGGGGACGTGGTTGGAGCAGAGGTGGATATGGAAACTATCAAG AAAATAGTGATTACTCGAACTGGGGCCGGGAAAATGGTGGTTACTCAAACTGGGGTCGAGGTGGGGGCCGTGGTGGATGGGGATATCCTG GCTCTGATTATGGAAGAGGCAGGGGTGGAGGTGGCAGAGGTTATGGCCGTGGCCGTGGACGAATGGGCCCCCGTCCAAGAGGAG GTGGCAACCAGGCTTAG
- the LOC104109418 gene encoding uncharacterized protein isoform X2 — MDRYQKVEKPKQELPINENEIRITSQGLVRNYITYSTTLLQERRGKEIVLKAMGQAISKTVAIAEIIKRRMSQLHQDTAISSVSITDVWEPLEEGLLPVEQTRHVSMISITLSAKELNTNSPGYQAPSGVEIEQMKPQYRNYQPQLQQQPPRQTRAVYYAGNEDSYGRGQGRGRGRGRGRGWSRGGYGNYQENSDYSNWGRENGGYSNWGRGGGRGGWGYPGSDYGRGRGGGGRGYGRGRGRMGPRPRGGGNQA, encoded by the exons ATGGATAGATACCAAAAAGTAGAAAAACCGAAGCAGGAATTACCCATAAATGAGAACGAGATCCGAATCACTTCACAGGGCTTGGTTCGTAACTACATCACCTATTCCACTACTCTTCTTCAG GAGAGGCGTGGGAAAGAGATTGTCTTGAAAGCAATGGGTCAGGCAATTAGTAAAACAGTTGCTATAGCAGAGATCATTAAG AGAAGAATGTCTCAACTGCATCAAGACACGGCTATCAGCTCAGTAAGCATAACAGATGTATGGGAGCCTCTCGAAGAGGGTCTTTTGCC TGTAGAGCAAACCCGCCATGTGTCAATGATTTCGATCACCTTGTCAGCAAAGGAACTGAACACGAATTCTCCTGG GTATCAAGCTCCTTCCGGGGTTGAGATTGAACAAATGAAGCCACAGTACAGAAATTACCAGCCTCAACTGCAGCAGCAACCACCTAGACAAACACGGGCAGTCTACTATGCTGGTAATGAAG ATTCATATGGGCGAGGACAAGGACGAGGTCGTGGTAGAGGGAGGGGACGTGGTTGGAGCAGAGGTGGATATGGAAACTATCAAG AAAATAGTGATTACTCGAACTGGGGCCGGGAAAATGGTGGTTACTCAAACTGGGGTCGAGGTGGGGGCCGTGGTGGATGGGGATATCCTG GCTCTGATTATGGAAGAGGCAGGGGTGGAGGTGGCAGAGGTTATGGCCGTGGCCGTGGACGAATGGGCCCCCGTCCAAGAGGAGGTGGCAACCAGGCTTAG